The following proteins come from a genomic window of Aequorivita marisscotiae:
- a CDS encoding S66 peptidase family protein, translating into MITPNRLQKNDTVGIVSTARKISKEELKPALQLLESWGLKAVLGKTIGAEENQFAGSDDLRAADFQQMIDDPKIKAIWCAKGGYGTVRIIDKLDFSNFRKNPKWVIGYSDVTALHSHIHTLGIETLHAQILQNLENKSKATSTSIKEILFGGDYEISIASNEKLNTLGAAQGPLVGGNLSLIYSLCGSNSSLNTEGKILFIEDLDEYLYHIDRMMMNLKRNGMLQNLSGLIVGGMTNMHDNAVPFGKTAEEIIFDLVSEYNFPVCFNFPVGHINDNRALILGREVELKVTKNNIALSFKK; encoded by the coding sequence ATGATTACTCCAAACAGACTACAAAAGAACGATACAGTTGGCATCGTTTCAACCGCACGTAAAATTTCAAAAGAAGAATTAAAACCTGCGCTTCAATTGCTTGAAAGTTGGGGTTTAAAAGCCGTTTTGGGTAAAACCATCGGTGCCGAAGAAAACCAGTTTGCAGGAAGTGATGATTTGCGTGCAGCAGATTTTCAACAAATGATTGATGACCCTAAAATAAAGGCTATTTGGTGCGCAAAAGGCGGGTATGGCACCGTTCGGATAATTGATAAGCTGGATTTTTCAAACTTTAGAAAAAATCCGAAATGGGTTATTGGTTATAGCGATGTAACTGCGCTTCATTCACATATTCATACATTGGGAATTGAAACTTTACACGCCCAAATTTTACAAAATCTTGAAAATAAGTCGAAGGCAACTTCCACTTCAATTAAAGAAATATTGTTTGGAGGTGATTACGAAATCAGTATTGCTTCCAACGAGAAATTAAATACACTCGGAGCCGCACAAGGGCCATTGGTTGGCGGAAACCTCTCACTCATTTATTCGCTATGCGGAAGTAATTCTTCGCTGAATACCGAAGGTAAAATACTTTTTATTGAAGATTTGGACGAATATCTGTACCATATTGATAGAATGATGATGAATCTAAAACGCAACGGCATGCTACAAAATCTTTCAGGATTGATTGTAGGCGGAATGACCAATATGCACGATAATGCTGTTCCTTTCGGAAAAACGGCGGAAGAGATTATTTTTGATTTAGTTTCAGAATATAATTTTCCCGTGTGTTTCAATTTTCCGGTGGGACATATTAATGATAATCGGGCTTTGATTTTGGGTCGGGAAGTAGAATTAAAAGTAACGAAAAACAATATTGCTTTAAGCTTTAAGAAATAA